The Deltaproteobacteria bacterium genome contains a region encoding:
- a CDS encoding 3-oxoacyl-ACP reductase FabG — MLQGKTAVVTGAGRGVGRAVAIAYAREGARIVVNFSSNQDAAKATVQEIEALGSEAILHKADVSVREEANSLISAAKERFGSVDILVNNAGITRPNLLIKMDEDEWDRVIDVHLKGAFFCTQAAALFMKEQNAGKIINVTSVAGIMGTVGQVNYSAAKGGIIAFTKSVAREMARFNVCANTISLGIVATDMTEKIRSDEKLRNVYMNRILLKRFAEPDDITPAFVFLASDDANYITGQLVCVDGGYGMI, encoded by the coding sequence ATGCTTCAAGGCAAAACCGCCGTGGTCACCGGCGCCGGTCGCGGCGTCGGCCGCGCTGTGGCCATTGCCTATGCGCGTGAAGGGGCCCGGATTGTGGTCAACTTTTCCAGCAACCAGGACGCCGCCAAGGCTACGGTTCAAGAAATCGAAGCCCTCGGGAGTGAGGCGATATTGCATAAAGCGGACGTTTCCGTCAGAGAAGAAGCCAACAGCCTGATCTCAGCCGCCAAAGAACGATTTGGAAGCGTCGACATTCTTGTGAACAATGCCGGCATAACCCGCCCAAACCTGTTGATCAAAATGGATGAGGATGAATGGGATCGGGTGATTGACGTGCATCTGAAAGGGGCGTTTTTCTGCACGCAGGCGGCGGCTTTGTTTATGAAGGAACAGAACGCGGGCAAAATCATCAACGTGACCTCCGTGGCTGGAATCATGGGAACCGTGGGCCAGGTGAACTACAGCGCCGCCAAAGGGGGCATCATCGCATTCACCAAGAGTGTGGCGCGTGAAATGGCGCGATTCAACGTGTGCGCAAACACCATTTCCCTGGGGATCGTGGCCACGGATATGACCGAAAAGATCCGCAGTGATGAAAAGCTCAGGAACGTCTACATGAATCGGATACTGCTCAAGCGTTTCGCGGAACCCGATGATATTACCCCCGCTTTTGTATTCCTGGCTTC